TGCGGGTCACTGCCATTTTGGTGCTCCACGCCATTACTCAGCCCATCGCCATCGGCATCACCGTCTGGCGCATAGTCCGGATCTTTGCCATTTTTGATCCCATCCCCATCGAGATCGCCATTGCCGCCCAGCACCGGATCATTGGGGTTATGCGCATCAAAACCATTTTGTGCTTCTTCTTTATCGGTCCAGCCATCGCCGTCACTATCCACGTCTGGGTTGCTGTCCGGATCGCCGCCATCAGGCGTGCCATTCCCGTTCTGATCTTCATCGCCATCGGTTATCGGATCATCAGGGTTGAGCGGATCGCTGCCATTGCCGTACTCCTCGCCATTAGGAATGCCATCACCATCGGCGTCATCATCTGAGTCATAATCCTCGTCCGTGCCATTGGGCGTACCATCGCTATCTATGTCTTCTCCGCCACCGGGCAGTGGGTCATCCGGGTCAAGCGGGTCACTGCCGTTGGCATATTCATGACCATTGCCGAGTCCATCGCCATCGGTATCGTCTTGCGGGTGGTAATCCTCGTCCGCGCCATTAGGTGTGCCGTCGCCGTCAATGTCCTCGCCGCCGCCGGGTAGCGGGTCATCGGGGTCATTTGGGTTGCTGCCGTGCTCATACTCTTCGCGGTTGGTGAGGTCATCGCCATCACTATCCGCATCGGAGTTGTAATCGGGGTCGATGCCGTTGGGCGTGCCATCGCCGTCGTGGTCTTTATCGCCAAACGGCACGGGATCATTCGGGTCGTGTGGGTTGCCGCCGTGGTCGGTCTCTTCACCATTGCTGATGCCGTCGCCATCACTGTCACACGTGTAAGCGTAGGCAGAACAATGGCTATATGGCCCACTTGGTTGGCTCGGCATGCCGCCACCTTCACCGCCGCACGCCATCAATAGTAAGCTCATCATCAAAGGGGCCACTTTGGCCGCGCGCTGACGATGGGCATTGCGCTTTCGTTTATTCACAATCTATTTCCTAAAACTAATCTGTTTATCGATGATCTATTTTTTAATAAGACAAAAGCGACAGCGCTCGGTGGCATAAGTTGCCAAACCAAGCGGGAGTAATCACATCGCTTTTCAATGAAGTCAATTTTGATTGGCGCATTGTATCGATTTTGCGCATAAGGCTAATGGCTAAGAGGGAAAAAGCGGAAGCCAGTCAGTGTTTATTATTTTATCCGTCATTCCGCAGCTAATTCCAGAATTTAAATAGTGTGATCTGGCGATCAGTTTTTCATAAAAACCACGACACCATCTTGACCGCGATCGACAGTTTTGATCTATTACTGCTATTTGACGGTCTCAAAATATGTCTACCCATCCTGTTATTAAACGCTTAGATCACCTTGGTCTCATTGCCGCCTTTTGTCACGAAATTGGCCTGCCACGGATGATAGATGCCGTTATCCCAAAATATTCTGACCACAATGTTTCTCATGGTGACGCGGTATTGGCCATGCTCCTAAATGGACTTGGCTTTCATAGCAGAACACTGCACATGTTCTCGGACTTTTTTAAGACCAAGCCTGTGTCTAAGCTACTCGCCAAAGACATTGAAGCACACCACCTTACTGATGATGTACTAGGCCGCACCTTAGATGCTCTATACGAAGCCGATGTCTCAGCGCTCTATCAGGTTATTGCTGAGCGTGTTGTTGATAAACTGGGCTTGACGACGGATTCTGTTCATCTTGATATCACTAGCTTCCACGTTGATGGTGAGTATGCACAAGATGAAAACACCAACGTCATTAAGCTTGTAAGAGGCTACAGTCGGGATCATAGGCCAGAGCTTAACCAAGTGGTGCTTGAACTCATCTGTGAAAACCAAGCAGGTATTCCTGTTTACATGCAAGCACTGAGTGGCAACACCAATGATGCCAAGGCATTCGCTGAAGTCACTAAAAGACACATACATTGCCTAAAAGCCGCGCAAAATAGTCGTTACTTTATCGCTGATGCCGCCTTGTACACCGAAGAAAGCATCTCCTCGCTAGATGAGCAAAATCAAAAGTTCATTACCCGTGTACCCATGACCATCAAGCTCGCAAAACAAGCACTGTTTGCGCTAGAGCCAGAGCAATTAATCGCTATTGATGATGGCTACTCAGGATGTTGGATAGACTCGGATTACGGAAAGGTCAATCAACGTTGGTTGCTCGTTCACAGTGAACAGGCCACCAAGCGGGAAGAAATCACTTTCTTCAAGAACTTAGAGAAAAACATAGCAAAAGAAATCAAAGCGTTGGAAAAGCTAAGTAAAAAACCATTCGCTTGTGAAGTTGACGCAGAATTAGCGTTTAACGATTTCAAGAAACAATCTGACTTACTAGGGTTTGAACAAGGCACTCTCATCAAACTGCCGACTTACTCTCATTCGGGCCGCCCAAAGACAGATGAAGCACCGACAGGATACCAATACTTTATCGAAGCCGCTCCCTTCACCGACCTAGAAAAAGTAAAACTGGCTAAGCTCAAAGTAGGCATGTTTATCCTCGCGACAAATGACACCGACAATGAAGAACTCACCATGACGGCTCTTCTAGCACATTACAAATCGCAACAAAAAGTCGAGCGCGGCTTCCGCTTTCTAAAAAGCCCTGAATTTTTAACCTCTTCCATCTTCTTGAAAAAGCCTGAACGCATTGAAGCGTTGCTAATGATAATGACGTTGAGCTTGCTTGTTTACGCCAGTTTAGAACACAAAATCAGAGAGCAACTCGCACAAACCGAAGCGTTCTTCCCAAGTATGGTAAAGAACAAGACGACCTCCAGACCGACGGCACGTTGGGTCTTCTTGCAATTCGAAGGCATAGATACGTTAGAAATCAACGGCCAACGGTTCATCACTGGACTTCAAGAGCACCAAACACAACTACTCAAATTACTCGGTAGATTCTATGAGGTAGTTTATTCCTAAATTAGCTGCGGAATGTCGGCTTTATTAAACCTACATAGACAACACAAAATGCACAATAAAATATATTTTAAAAAATAATAATCAGAATAAAAATGATAAATTCCAGAATAATATTTATTATAAATTACTCAGGGTGATTAGATATACCCATCCAACAGCAACCCAAGGGGCATGTGCGTTTATTGATAGGCCGTGGTAAAAATCGCCGTCGCGCTCACTAAACCGAGTTTATCGGGTGCTTGTCCATCTCGATTGTAAAGCTGCGCAGAGAAGCCAACCAAGGTTGAGTTGGTATCCCCAGGGACAATAGTTTGTCGCACGGACGAAGCAAAAGGCAGAATAGACGCGCCACTTTCGGTTAATACCTCAACACCAATGTTGCTCGGGCCATTTGATGCAAGGTTAACAAGCACATTGGGGTTACCATCGGTATAGCCTGAGGCGCTGACATCAACTAAGTACGTCGAGAGCAAATCCATACACGCTTGCGGGTTGGCGGGGCCAATCTTAAATATCACCCGCTCCCCGACCGCTCCGATACGTTGCGCAACTTGATCGCTGTCTAACGTAGGTAACGACACTACCCCAGAGGGGAGAAGCACATTGTTGGCATCATAGACGCGGGCATCACAAGTCGGCGCGATAAATTGGCCGGAGAAATTGAGCGTCAATCGAGTGATATCCTCTATCGCAAACGCGAAGTTTGCTTTCAAGAGCAACATCAGCGCACAGGTTATGGTTCTTTTCTGCTGACTGAAAGCACAAGAAGGTGGGATCTTCCATCTATGAATGCGTTGTTTCACTGTATATAAGGTTGGCAAATCCATCATCGTGTCCCGTTAATTGTATTTAATCTCAAGTGTCACAGGAACACTGCGAAAACTGCCCACCGATGGATTCGGCTGCAACGCCCAATAGTTGACTTTGAAGTCGGCAGTCAGGCCAGTATAAGGTAACGTCTCCCCACTACTGATGTAAGCGTTATCAGCACGTTTCTTAATCACAAAACCCGCCGTCGAATTGGTTGAGGTGACCACTGGCGTACCCAAAGAGCTCACTTCACTATACGTAAAGGTGATTTCGGTGTGGCTAAAATCTGCGCAGTTCTCCCCAGGGGTTTGGCTTGGAACCACAGAAAACGTTTCGCCGCTATACAGCGTTTTCGGTGGCTCACCGATGGTGCTATAAGTTGAGATAGTATCTAAAGCAATGGTTCCATTGTTCACTACAGGCGTACCGTTTGCGTCTTGAATTTCGGCGGTGCACGCAGCGGCGAGGGGCTCGACAATCGCCGTCGACAGATTCGGAACCCACGCACTATTCGTGTTCAGCGAAGTATATTGTTCGCATTTACTGAAATCACTGCCACCTCGATCGGTCGGCATCAAACACAGATAGACCTTAGGATATTGAATCGGTGTAGTGTCGCCTGTCTTTGCGATTCGCACCAATTTAAGATAATTATCACATACATAGTAAGTATGTCCTTGGCCGGCAGGTAACCAAAGTCGGCCTGGAGCGCAAAACGCATTTCCTCCTTGACCTGTCCTTCCAAAAATAAAAGCGTAATCGTCATTGCCAGACTGTATGTAACCGTTATTTGTTGAACCCAATATATTATTGGCTCCATTACTGCTTGTACCGCCCCAGCATCCCCAGTAGCTGCCACTGGCAGGGTAATCTGTCTGGCCACTGGCAAAGGCAATCTCAACATTGGATGCTAATACATAGCTGTCATTAACATTGGGTAATAATTCTGGCGAAATACTGGGCAACGTATTATAAGGCTGCCCACCTAGGCGAAAACCTAAGGTGATACTGTAATCAGCCATACACACTGAACTAAAAAGATAAAAGTGAATACACAGGATATATTTTATATTCCCTCTAACAAATTCCAGTCTATTTTCCATTGACATTCACCTTATAATCCTTTTTACCACCAAAATCATCAATCATATTTATTGTCATTTCTTTGGGGCAATCTTTAACTTTACTTAGAATATTATTCGTCCCTGGCATAATTAAATGATAGTAAGCAACATTTTCTTTTCCTAATGAGTAATACAATGGAGAGAATAGGAATGGACTTTTATTCACGACTTGCAATACTCCTTGATTGCAGGTTGCCAATAGCTTTTCTTCTGCGCTATAGCGATTTCCTAACGCTTTCGGCCTGTATATCATTTTCACCTTGATTCTTTGCGCAAAAACAACTGAAGGCGCATCGACCTCTGATTTCGGTGGGATCTCTTGCACATTAAGCCAATATATGGATTCATGTTCTTGTGGCAGATTATCCGTAATACTCACGATATTTACGTTCGCTTTCCCCTTAGGGGCGATTTTTACCAAGGCAGGGCTAGCCGTGAAGTGACTTTCTCCGCTATAACCCGTTTTGCTATTGATATCAGTGAAAGGCTCTATCCAAATTTGTGCACCCATTGTTCGTTCACTTTTATTGGATATCGTGATCTCTTTTCGAGAAATTCCCTCTTCATAGATATATCTGGTGCCGTTTAATACCAACGCTGCGTAAGAAGGTACGCAGATCCACAGCAGGG
The Vibrio navarrensis DNA segment above includes these coding regions:
- a CDS encoding fimbria/pilus periplasmic chaperone, translating into MNKRILPLFSLSLLWICVPSYAALVLNGTRYIYEEGISRKEITISNKSERTMGAQIWIEPFTDINSKTGYSGESHFTASPALVKIAPKGKANVNIVSITDNLPQEHESIYWLNVQEIPPKSEVDAPSVVFAQRIKVKMIYRPKALGNRYSAEEKLLATCNQGVLQVVNKSPFLFSPLYYSLGKENVAYYHLIMPGTNNILSKVKDCPKEMTINMIDDFGGKKDYKVNVNGK
- a CDS encoding fimbrial protein, with product MKANFAFAIEDITRLTLNFSGQFIAPTCDARVYDANNVLLPSGVVSLPTLDSDQVAQRIGAVGERVIFKIGPANPQACMDLLSTYLVDVSASGYTDGNPNVLVNLASNGPSNIGVEVLTESGASILPFASSVRQTIVPGDTNSTLVGFSAQLYNRDGQAPDKLGLVSATAIFTTAYQ
- a CDS encoding IS1634-like element ISSpu7 family transposase, producing MSTHPVIKRLDHLGLIAAFCHEIGLPRMIDAVIPKYSDHNVSHGDAVLAMLLNGLGFHSRTLHMFSDFFKTKPVSKLLAKDIEAHHLTDDVLGRTLDALYEADVSALYQVIAERVVDKLGLTTDSVHLDITSFHVDGEYAQDENTNVIKLVRGYSRDHRPELNQVVLELICENQAGIPVYMQALSGNTNDAKAFAEVTKRHIHCLKAAQNSRYFIADAALYTEESISSLDEQNQKFITRVPMTIKLAKQALFALEPEQLIAIDDGYSGCWIDSDYGKVNQRWLLVHSEQATKREEITFFKNLEKNIAKEIKALEKLSKKPFACEVDAELAFNDFKKQSDLLGFEQGTLIKLPTYSHSGRPKTDEAPTGYQYFIEAAPFTDLEKVKLAKLKVGMFILATNDTDNEELTMTALLAHYKSQQKVERGFRFLKSPEFLTSSIFLKKPERIEALLMIMTLSLLVYASLEHKIREQLAQTEAFFPSMVKNKTTSRPTARWVFLQFEGIDTLEINGQRFITGLQEHQTQLLKLLGRFYEVVYS